A window of the Brassica napus cultivar Da-Ae chromosome C5, Da-Ae, whole genome shotgun sequence genome harbors these coding sequences:
- the LOC106356638 gene encoding uncharacterized protein LOC106356638 yields the protein MLVVARPGTILKVAARDRMVTRDKLLSWGLSVRSSCVLCSGFDENRQHLFFDCEHSSQIWSFFVSRLHLSPPQGFEEVLRWLKDPARDSNVTMIIRLIHQAVLYLICKERNTRIHSAVEKPPDTLIAETQQTIRLRVDPLARRQVVSPGHLFVLAAWLSFFAA from the coding sequence ATGCTTGTAGTAGCACGTCCTGGAACAATTCTCAAGGTTGCAGCTAGGGACAGAATGGTTACTAGAGACAAGCTTCTAAGCTGGGGCTTGTCTGTTCGTTCGAGCTGTGTTCTTTGTTCGGGGTTTGACGAGAACCGACAACACTTGTTTTTTGATTGTGAGCACAGTAGCCAGATCTGGTCTTTCTTTGTTTCTAGGCTGCATCTGTCTCCACCACAGGGGTTTGAGGAGGTGTTGAGATGGCTGAAAGATCCAGCGAGAGATAGCAACGTGACTATGATTATCAGACTCATTCATCAAGCAGTTTTGTATCTGATCTGCAAGGAGAGAAATACGCGCATTCACTCAGCCGTGGAGAAGCCTCCAGACACTCTTATAGCAGAGACTCAGCAAACCATTAGACTCAGGGTGGACCCTTTGGCTCGTAGACAGGTTGTTTCTCCTGGCCATCTTTTTGTTCTTGCAGCTTGGCTATCCTTTTTTGCAGCATAG
- the LOC106356657 gene encoding stress response protein nst1, translating into MSNNINLQRSMEEIDRAQTIPEKIAIIQGYLKKLEDGKKERAEWRKQLEEKANRLQEQRNALKDQRKAIEDEKKQIEDLKKSDMDDDQKKAIAAQLKAVEDREKLLQSQENATEDQVKEIEIQEKHAEDAGSAQDAETILLSTTLQNLVNASPPLPPPATTSPTVPSGFLPLTPSNPTAATSSSGPSTSLRLAPPAPSESSLPAAPTFPRSQTGASSFSSLQPPQQRIMPNPPESYLPRPPQHTSEIVLTSPAFATLPIFPPRNISTQPLLVGPPTVPLGPRNATRLFWTDQLKQAFNEAIQSLGGLYSATVTAEQVKKLMEDLDVTESQIANRIQNLRRKKHPRDDDGGGSSSAAKKLC; encoded by the exons ATGTCCAACAATATCAATCTGCAGAGATCCATGGAAGAGATCGATAGAGCTCAAACTATTCCCGAGAAAATCGCTATAATCCAGGGTTACTTGAAGAAACTCGAAGATGGAAAGAAGGAGAGGGCCGAGTGGAGAAAACAGCTTGAAGAAAAGGCGAATCGTCTTCAAGAACAGAGGAATGCACTCAAAGATCAGAGAAAGGCAATCGAGGACGAGAAGAAACAAATCGAGGATCTGAAGAAATCAGACATGGACGATGATCAGAAGAAAGCAATCGCAGCCCAGTTGAAAGCAGTGGAGGATCGTGAGAAACTACTACAGAGTCAAGAGAATGCAACTGAGGATCAGGTTAAAGAAATCGAGATACAGGAGAAACATGCGGAAGATGCAGGTTCAGCACAAGATGCag AGACTATTCTTCTCTCCACCACACTTCAAAATTTGGTTAACGCTTCCCCTCCGCTCCCACCACCGGCAACGACTTCGCCGACGGTCCCATCCGGTTTCCTCCCTCTTACACCATCGAATCCAACGGCAGCAACTTCGTCCAGTGGCCCATCCACTTCGCTCCGTCTTGCACCACCGGCTCCATCGGAATCTTCTCTTCCGGCGGCGCCAACATTTCCAAGATCTCAAACGGGGGCTTCCAGTTTCAGCTCACTTCAACCACCGCAACAGAGGATCATGCCGAATCCACCAGAATCTTATCTTCCAAGACCACCGCAACACACGAGTGAGATCGTTCTTACTTCGCCGGCGTTCGCCACGTTACCAATTTTCCCGCCCCGTAACATCTCTACCCAGCCCCTACTTGTAGGCCCACCTACTGTTCCTCTTGGCCCAAGAAACGCAACCAGACTTTTCTGGACGGATCAGCTGAAGCAGGCTTTTAATGAAGCCATTCAAAGTCTTGGTGGATTATACA GTGCAACTGTTACTGCTGAACAAGTTAAAAAACTGATGGAAGATCTCGATGTCACAGAAAGTCAGATTGCAAATAGGATTCAAAACCTGCGGAGGAAGAAGCACCCTAGAGATGATGATGGAGGAGGTTCATCTTCAGCAGCAAAAAAACTCTGTTGA